Proteins encoded by one window of Xenopus tropicalis strain Nigerian chromosome 6, UCB_Xtro_10.0, whole genome shotgun sequence:
- the LOC105945412 gene encoding zinc finger protein 665: protein MKDRLTPIKSEMDSVSCCTSLEAETEVFQVTIKEEELDPADHQNPMGALAVIDGSSVKTEVKSENEESDAEDHMTAIKRERDSVRADKNGLHDDLNWQLKTRSPISDISGQSHTLNTAKEPLPEAGILPGAAQHKALTDSECDSSSANSDAPVIICCKCGESFSSNIDLLSHLCTQNNNNVPSRAAEEKPFFCIECGKHFSKKSNFERHQLTHTGEKPFKCTECGKSYSQQSGLNIHQRTHTGEKPFMCRDCGKCFYLNSQLQRHQVMHTGEKPYTCTECGKRFFKNTELQRHQVTHTGEKLHTCSECGKRFSLKAQLQRHQIIHTGEKPFQCTECGKSFNVQSNLRSHQRIHTGRKIFICTECGKRFYLKGNLQKHMKLHTDENPFTCTECGERFLQKRDLRHHQNVHTGEKPFSCTECVRSFFHMRNLSRHLKSHGINCVSLPRRMRDRLTPIKSEMDSVSCCTSPEAETDMFQVTIKEEEPDPVDHQNPTGILAVPLTDGGSVKTEVKSENEESDAEGHVTSIKREMDSVLADKNRLNVQLNWQLKTSSLWLKPQSTLIPETNGQTHMLDTAKEPLPGAGVLPGAAQHKALTDSECDSGSANSEAPVIICCKCGESFSSNIDLLSHLCTQNNNNNVPSEEKPFFCTECGKHFSSKSNFQRHQLIHTGEKPFTCTECGKGYSQQNSLHIHQRTHTGEKPFMCRDCGKCFCHNTQLQRHQVMHTGEKPYTCTECGKRFCRNTELQQHQLIHMGEKPFKCTECGKRFSVKGHLYRHQKLHTDENTECGERLLQERPPTGQKPYKCRECGKSFSRKAQLQRHQIIHTGEKPFQCTECGKSFNVQSNLRSHQRIHTGRKIFICTECGKRFYLKGNLQKHMKLHTDENPFTCTECGERFLQKRDLRHHQNVHTGEKPFSCTECVRSFFHMRNLSRHLKSHGINCVSL from the exons ATGAAGGATCGTCTGACCCCAATAAAGAGCGAGATGGATTCAGTATCTTGCTGCA CTTCCCTAGAGGCAGAAACAGAAGTATTCCAGGTAACGATAAAGGAAGAAGAACTGGACCCTGCGGATCATCAGAACCCAATGGGAGCCTTGGCCGTTATTGATGGGA GTTCTGTAAAGACTGAAGTAAAATCGGAGAATGAAGAATCAGATGCTGAGGATCACATGACTGCAATTAAAAGGGAAAGGGATTCTGTTCGGGCAGACA agAATGGCCTTCATGATGatttgaattggcagcttaaaacCCGTAGCCCAATATCTGATATCAGTGGCCAGTCTCATACGTTGAATACAGCCAAGGAGCCATTACCGGAGGCTGGAATATTGCCGGGGGCAGCACAGCACAAAGCACTGACTGACTCTGAGTGTGACTCCAGCTCAGCAAACTCTGACGCGCCAGTTATTATCTGCTGTAAATGTGGGGAAAGCTTCTCTAGTAACATCGATCTTCTCTCCCACCTCTGTAcccagaataataataatgttcccAGTAGAGCTGCAGAGGAGAAGCCCTTTTTCTGTATAGAGTGTGGGAAACACTTCAGTAAGAAATCTAATTTTGAGAGACATCAGttgactcacacaggggagaaaccattcaaatgcacagaatgtgggaaaagctatTCTCAGCAGAGCGGCCTCAATATTCACcagagaactcacacaggggagaaacctttcatgTGTAGGGATTGTGGCAAATGTTTCTACCTCAACTCTCAGCTCCAGCGGCACCAGGTTatgcacacaggggagaaaccctatacATGCACCGAATGTGGGAAACGTTTCTTTAAGAACACTGAGCTCCAGCGTCACCAGGttacccacacaggggagaaactgCACACATGTAGCGAATGTGGGAAAAGATTCAGCCTGAAAGCTCAGCTCCAGCGTCACCAGATtatccacacgggggagaaaccgttccaatgtacagaatgtgggaaaagcttcaaTGTGCAGAGCAACCTGCGCAGCCACCAGAGAATTCACACGGGGAGGAAGATTTTCATTTGCACAGAGTGTGGGAAGAGATTCTACCTCAAGGGCAACCTGCAGAAACACATGAAACTTCACACAGATGAGAATCCTTTCACTTGCACAGAGTGCGGGGAGAGATTCCTACAGAAAAGAGACCTTCGCCATCACCAGAacgttcacacaggggagaaaccgttcAGCTGCACTGAGTGTGTGAGGAGCTTCTTCCATATGCGCAACCTCTCCCGTCACCTGAAATCCCACGGGATAAACTGTGTTTCCTTA CCCCGGAGAATGAGGGATCGTCTGACCCCAATAAAGAGCGAGATGGATTCAGTATCTTGCTGCA CTTCCCCAGAGGCAGAAACAGATATGTTCCAGGTAACGATAAAGGAAGAAGAACCGGACCCTGTGGATCATCAGAATCCGACGGGAATCTTGGCCGTtccacttactgatgggg GTTCTGTAAAGACTGAAGTAAAATCGGAGAATGAAGAGTCGGATGCTGAGGGTCATGTGACTtcaataaagagggaaatggacTCTGTTCTTGCAGACA AGAATCGCCTTAATGTTCaattgaattggcagcttaaaacCTCTAGCCTTTGGCTAAAGCCTCAGAGCACCCTAATACCAGAGACCAATGGTCAGACTCATATGTTGGATACAGCCAAGGAGCCATTACCGGGGGCTGGAGTATTGCCGGGGGCAGCACAGCACAAAGCACTGACTGACTCTGAGTGTGATTCCGGCTCAGCTAACTCTGAAGCGCCAGTTATTATCTGCTGTAAATGTGGGGAAAGCTTCTCTAGTAACATCGATCTTCTCTCCCACCTCTGTAcccagaataataataataatgttcccTCAGAGGAGAAGCCTTTTTTctgcacagagtgtgggaaacACTTCAGTTCAAAATCAAATTTTCAGAGACATCAGttaatccacacaggggagaaaccattcacatgCACAGAATGCGGGAAAGGATATTCTCAGCAAAACAGCCTCCATATTCACcagagaactcacacaggggagaaacctttcatgTGTAGGGATTGTGGCAAATGTTTCTGCCACAACACCCAGCTCCAGCGGCACCAGGTTatgcacacaggggagaaaccctacaCATGCACCGAATGTGGGAAACGTTTCTGCCGGAACACTGAGCTGCAGCAACACCAGCTGATCCACATGGGGGAAAAACCTTTTAAAtgtacggaatgtgggaaaaggttCTCAGTTAAGGGCCACCTGTACAGACACCAGAAGCTTCACACAGACGAGAACACAGAGTGCGGGGAGAGATTGTTACAAGAGAGACCTCCCACTGGGCAAAAACCTTACAAGTGTcgtgaatgtgggaaaagtttcagcCGGAAAGCTCAGCTCCAGCGTCACCAGATtatccacacgggggagaaaccgttccaatgtacagaatgtgggaaaagcttcaaTGTGCAGAGCAACCTGCGCAGCCACCAGAGAATTCACACGGGGAGGAAGATTTTCATTTGCACAGAGTGTGGGAAGAGATTCTACCTCAAGGGCAACCTGCAGAAACACATGAAACTTCACACAGATGAGAATCCTTTCACTTGCACAGAGTGCGGGGAGAGATTCCTACAGAAAAGAGACCTTCGCCATCACCAGAacgttcacacaggggagaaaccgttcAGCTGCACTGAGTGTGTGAGGAGCTTCTTCCATATGCGCAACCTCTCCCGTCACCTGAAATCCCACGGGATAAACTGTGTTTCCTTATGA
- the LOC100498072 gene encoding histone H2B 1.1 → MPEPAKSAPAPKKGSKKAVTKTQKKDGKKRRKTRKESYAIYVYKVLKQVHPDTGISSKAMSIMNSFVNDVFERIAGEASRLAHYNKRSTITSREIQTAVRLLLPGELAKHAVSEGTKAVTKYTSAK, encoded by the coding sequence ATGCCTGAACCAGCCAAGTCCGCTCCAGCCCCGAAGAAAGGCTCCAAGAAAGCGGTGACCAAGAcccagaagaaagatgggaagaagcgcaggaagacaaggaaggagagttacgccatttacgtgtacaaggtgctgaagcaggtgcaccccgataccggcatctcctccaaggccatgagcatcatgaactcctttgtcaacgatgtgtttgagcgcatcgcaggggaagcctcccgcctggctcattacaacaagcgctccaccatcacctcccgggagatccagaccgcggtccgcctgctgctgcctggggagctggccaagcacGCCGTGTCCGAGGGCACCAAGGCTGTCACCAAGTACACCAGCGCCAAGTAA